A genomic window from Populus nigra chromosome 7, ddPopNigr1.1, whole genome shotgun sequence includes:
- the LOC133698127 gene encoding uncharacterized protein LOC133698127: MVARLQRRAAMGRRLHVLRTLTCSKSVQRKSVIMDALLYIYKLKLKLEAIKRELANLVAIKREYLSLMKQLQLPKKEVKVEKAEQGLLVRVTCEKGGDKLVSILEVFEEMGLVILNARVSSNLFFAMEAIVVADQEQHALHVKSITQAVIKAIERQ; the protein is encoded by the exons ATGGTGGCTAGGTTGCAAAGGAGAGCAGCAATGGGCAGAAGGCTCCACGTTCTAAGAACCCTCACCTGCTCCAAATCC GTGCAAAGGAAGTCTGTCATCATGGATGCTCTTCTGTACATTTACAAGCTCAAGCTCAAACTGGAGGCAATCAAAAGGGAACTTGCAAACTTAGTTGCTATAAAAAGAGAATACTTAAGTCTAATGAAGCAACTCCAGTTGCCTAAG aAGGAGGTCAAGGTAGAGAAGGCTGAGCAAGGACTTCTAGTAAGGGTGACATGCGAGAAGGGAGGAGATAAACTAGTTTCAATCTTGGAGGTCTTCGAAGAAATGGGCCTTGTTATATTGAATGCTAGGGTCTCAAGCAATTTGTTCTTCGCTATGGAAGCCATTGTTGTAGCTGATCAAGAACAACATGCTCTGCATGTGAAAAGTATTACTCAAGCGGTTATTAAGGCCATTGAAAGACAATAG